One region of Gloeocapsa sp. DLM2.Bin57 genomic DNA includes:
- a CDS encoding isocitrate dehydrogenase, producing MSQQHPIIVVMHGDQTGEELLLQSLRVLQPSVIRQPLEFQDFDLSLENRRATNNEVVKACAEAAVLSGLSLKAATITPEIPGDVGSPNAILREKLNAQVILRTGRRIPRITPIAGVYSPIAIVRMAVDDAYGAKEWRETTPDGDEIAYRTSRLSRRVCRSVAEFTFQYARRTGAKVFGGPKFTVSATYEGMFKEELDEAAKRHPDVNYQPLLIDATFALLLQTSGESLVIPALNRDGDLLSDMVLQMYGSIAGSESIVLGFDDQTNQVKTVMAEAPHGTAPALFGKNIANPMAMILAGAALLSYVNTPDADKASRAIYESVFESLYDGCATPDLGGRMTTSEFTDEVIRRVKSKLEAWAVLGTS from the coding sequence ATGAGTCAACAACACCCAATTATCGTAGTTATGCACGGAGATCAAACGGGAGAAGAATTACTTCTTCAGTCTCTGAGAGTTTTACAACCCTCCGTGATACGTCAACCTTTAGAATTCCAAGATTTTGATTTAAGTTTAGAAAATCGTCGCGCTACTAATAACGAAGTTGTCAAAGCTTGTGCAGAAGCTGCGGTGCTTTCTGGACTTTCTCTCAAAGCTGCTACCATTACTCCAGAAATTCCAGGAGACGTAGGGAGTCCTAATGCTATTTTACGGGAAAAATTAAACGCACAAGTCATTCTGCGAACAGGGCGTAGAATTCCTCGAATTACCCCTATCGCTGGTGTTTATTCCCCCATCGCTATTGTCAGAATGGCGGTAGATGATGCTTATGGGGCTAAAGAATGGCGAGAAACTACCCCCGATGGTGATGAAATCGCCTATCGCACTTCTAGACTGTCTCGTCGTGTTTGTCGTTCTGTAGCTGAGTTTACATTTCAATACGCTAGACGTACAGGTGCTAAGGTCTTTGGAGGTCCTAAATTTACTGTTAGTGCTACCTATGAGGGTATGTTCAAAGAGGAGTTAGACGAAGCTGCTAAGCGTCACCCTGACGTTAATTATCAACCTTTACTCATTGATGCTACCTTTGCTTTGTTATTGCAAACTAGTGGAGAGTCTTTGGTAATTCCCGCTTTAAATAGGGATGGGGATTTATTGTCAGATATGGTGTTGCAAATGTACGGTAGTATAGCTGGCTCAGAGAGTATTGTTCTGGGATTTGATGATCAAACTAACCAAGTTAAAACTGTTATGGCTGAAGCTCCCCATGGTACAGCACCCGCTCTCTTTGGTAAAAATATCGCTAATCCTATGGCGATGATTCTAGCAGGAGCCGCACTATTAAGTTATGTCAATACTCCTGATGCTGATAAAGCTTCTCGCGCTATCTATGAGAGTGTCTTTGAGAGTCTTTATGATGGTTGCGCTACTCCTGATTTGGGGGGAAGAATGACTACTAGTGAGTTTACTGATGAGGTTATTCGTCGTGTTAAAAGTAAGTTAGAAGCTTGGGCTGTTTTAGGTACAAGTTAA
- a CDS encoding glycoside hydrolase family 10 protein has translation MFKFLKQLPRIIGLGSLVLPLSLIANPAFAFMDQLGIVRSTYNQKQWAEITSRLNLMNIDYCILDAEELQSAADLDNVRVLLLPNVENITYAQARSLETWMLQGGRVIVTGPTGNLANREVREQLQSLFGASWDYALPVATKLQPQAEQAWISYDGLTANLQGGVLQLNQELPSETAAVWSADGAPPAVIFNDSAIFIGWRWGVDAVSSAATDIAWLTAALNYHGQYISTTSTRVDPQPCNPITERDVLFPDVLQKQNSKTESESVHIEQMQGMNQELEGLIARYQTTLNMIEAHNSSLDLSTTQIVIDNLNNDQPTQLAIAPQEEIYSSKSHQVLAEAKKKHQQFLELIRQQEYQKARQQWYQTRNLLLNNYPTDRLLAQPEVRAMWVDRGTIVKAKSPQNLARIFDRMAASGINTVFFETLNASYPIYPSRVAPEQNPLIKGWDPLATAVNLAHERGMELHAWVWVFAAANQAHNRISDRPIDYLGPVLSLHPDWLIRNRQGDPFDYNTQQKKAFYDPANPEVQQYLLSVLNEISNNYQVDGIHLDYIRYPFQNPDIKQSSGYGKKSRQQFQALTGVDPLNIDSKHPLWSDWNDFKINQVNNFVFTASQQLKQDRPDLIISTAVFPLPKEQRLKTIQQHWEYWAENEWVDLIVLMSYGLNNEELTLTTSQILENNQGNSTLIIPGITINNSELVTIDRMQLLRNISPDGYALFATENFTPSLERILRKTQGNVEQPLPYRQPFQTLSQRYQGLQREWSFLISQNELVMDTKTMQEWSKQVDSLAASLDRLAEDPSRKNLLTAQIQLSAFRRRFDYWMWEHQSDNIYQVKAWQHRLASLEKLLNYGSRAM, from the coding sequence AACCAAAAACAATGGGCAGAAATTACTAGTCGTCTCAATTTAATGAATATCGACTATTGTATTTTAGACGCCGAGGAGTTGCAGTCAGCGGCAGATCTAGATAATGTCAGGGTTTTACTCTTACCTAACGTTGAAAATATCACCTATGCTCAAGCTAGATCTTTAGAAACTTGGATGTTGCAAGGAGGACGAGTAATTGTTACAGGTCCTACGGGTAACCTCGCTAATAGAGAAGTAAGGGAGCAGTTACAATCTCTATTTGGTGCTTCTTGGGACTATGCTCTACCAGTTGCTACTAAATTACAACCCCAAGCAGAGCAAGCTTGGATTAGCTACGATGGTTTAACCGCTAATCTCCAAGGAGGAGTACTCCAACTTAATCAAGAGTTACCTAGTGAAACAGCAGCAGTCTGGTCAGCAGATGGAGCACCTCCTGCGGTTATCTTTAATGATAGTGCTATTTTTATAGGTTGGCGTTGGGGAGTAGATGCTGTATCTTCGGCAGCTACGGATATAGCATGGCTAACTGCTGCCTTAAATTATCACGGTCAATATATTAGTACTACTAGCACCAGAGTAGATCCTCAACCCTGTAACCCAATAACAGAGAGAGATGTTCTCTTTCCTGATGTGCTGCAAAAACAAAATAGCAAAACTGAGTCAGAATCCGTTCACATTGAGCAGATGCAAGGGATGAATCAAGAGTTAGAAGGGTTAATCGCTCGTTATCAAACTACCCTCAATATGATAGAAGCTCATAATTCTAGCCTGGATTTATCTACTACTCAAATAGTCATAGATAATTTAAATAACGATCAACCAACTCAACTAGCGATCGCCCCTCAAGAGGAAATATACAGCAGTAAATCACATCAAGTTTTAGCAGAAGCAAAAAAAAAACATCAGCAATTTCTAGAACTAATTAGACAACAGGAGTACCAAAAAGCTAGACAACAATGGTATCAAACACGTAATTTATTGCTTAACAACTATCCTACCGATCGCCTGCTAGCTCAACCAGAGGTGAGAGCGATGTGGGTAGATCGTGGTACAATTGTTAAAGCAAAATCCCCCCAGAATCTAGCGAGAATCTTCGATCGCATGGCAGCTTCTGGGATTAATACAGTTTTTTTTGAAACCCTTAACGCTAGTTACCCCATTTACCCTAGTCGTGTTGCACCTGAACAAAATCCTCTAATTAAAGGTTGGGACCCCTTAGCAACCGCGGTTAATCTTGCTCATGAACGAGGAATGGAGTTACACGCTTGGGTGTGGGTATTCGCCGCGGCTAATCAAGCCCATAATCGCATCAGCGATCGCCCTATTGATTATTTAGGTCCTGTACTTTCCCTTCATCCTGACTGGTTAATCAGAAATAGACAGGGAGATCCTTTTGACTATAATACTCAACAAAAAAAAGCTTTTTACGATCCAGCTAATCCCGAGGTTCAACAATATTTATTATCGGTTTTAAATGAAATTAGCAATAACTATCAAGTAGATGGTATTCATTTAGATTATATTCGTTATCCTTTTCAGAATCCAGACATTAAACAATCTTCTGGTTATGGTAAAAAGTCTCGACAACAATTCCAAGCTTTAACGGGAGTAGATCCTCTTAATATAGACTCTAAACACCCCCTTTGGTCTGATTGGAACGATTTTAAGATTAATCAAGTTAATAATTTTGTCTTTACTGCTTCTCAACAGTTAAAACAAGACCGACCTGATTTAATCATCTCTACTGCGGTTTTTCCCCTTCCTAAAGAACAAAGATTAAAAACTATCCAACAACATTGGGAATATTGGGCGGAGAATGAATGGGTAGATTTAATCGTCTTAATGAGTTATGGCTTAAATAATGAAGAATTAACTTTAACTACCAGTCAGATTCTTGAAAATAATCAAGGCAATTCTACTTTAATTATTCCAGGAATTACTATTAATAATTCTGAGTTAGTAACTATCGATAGAATGCAATTATTGCGCAATATTTCTCCAGATGGTTATGCTTTATTTGCTACAGAAAATTTTACACCTAGTTTAGAAAGAATATTACGAAAAACCCAGGGAAATGTTGAGCAACCTCTTCCTTATCGCCAACCCTTTCAAACTTTATCTCAACGTTATCAGGGATTACAGAGAGAGTGGAGTTTTTTAATCTCTCAAAATGAATTGGTCATGGATACCAAAACTATGCAAGAGTGGAGTAAACAGGTGGACTCTCTCGCTGCTAGTTTAGATCGTTTAGCAGAAGATCCCTCGCGTAAAAATTTATTAACCGCACAGATTCAACTATCTGCTTTTCGGAGAAGATTTGACTATTGGATGTGGGAACATCAGTCTGATAATATTTACCAGGTGAAAGCTTGGCAACATCGTTTAGCTAGTTTAGAAAAATTACTTAACTATGGTTCAAGAGCGATGTAA